A region from the Benincasa hispida cultivar B227 chromosome 10, ASM972705v1, whole genome shotgun sequence genome encodes:
- the LOC120087915 gene encoding serine/threonine-protein kinase UCNL translates to MDDSAPPSPPELHLHTLRPLKVLGKGAMGTVFLVHDRLSDDPAHFPFALKVVDKSSFLSKLDAERRARWEIQVLSRMSFPKPHPFLPHIIGSFESDEFLGWAVPYCPGGDLNVLRYRQLDRVFSPAVIRFYLAEIVCALDHLHGMGIVYRDLKPENVLIQQSGHVTLTDFDLSRSLTRRTVKDVVSLENSGHEKPPISVRQKHRRNLTRWIMATSNVKNGLKKTKSARVSPVNRRKPSFTNGERSNSFVGTEEYVSPEVVRGDGHEFAVDWWALGILTYEMLYGTTPFKGKNRKETFRNVLVKAPELIGKRSDLTDLIERLLVKDPTKRLGYVRGACEIKEHPFFNGVKWDLLTEVTRPPFLPPREETEWTENLTLGCVSITEYFHRQRSPPSYPPSPSSTTPSTSFSWHNNVSLTEF, encoded by the coding sequence ATGGACGATTCGGCTCCGCCATCCCCACCAGAGCTTCATCTTCACACTCTCAGACCCCTCAAAGTACTCGGAAAAGGAGCCATGGGAACCGTCTTCCTCGTCCACGACCGCCTTTCCGATGACCCTGCTCATTTCCCCTTCGCTCTCAAAGTCGTCGATAAATCCTCTTTCCTCTCCAAACTCGACGCCGAGCGCCGAGCTCGTTGGGAGATTCAGGTTCTTTCTCGCATGTCCTTCCCTAAACCTCATCCCTTTCTTCCCCACATTATCGGTTCCTTCGAATCAGATGAGTTTTTGGGCTGGGCCGTTCCCTACTGTCCCGGCGGCGACCTTAATGTCTTGCGTTACCGTCAATTAGATCGGGTTTTCTCGCCGGCAGTCATTCGGTTTTATTTGGCTGAGATCGTCTGTGCGCTCGACCATCTTCATGGCATGGGCATCGTCTACCGAGATTTGAAGCCGGAGAATGTGCTGATTCAACAATCGGGTCACGTCACTCTCACGGATTTTGATTTGTCGCGTAGTTTGACACGCAGGACAGTAAAAGACGTCGTCTCTCTTGAAAATTCCGGCCACGAGAAGCCGCCGATTTCCGTCCGCCAAAAACACAGGCGGAATTTGACGCGATGGATCATGGCGACTTCCAATGTTAAAAACGGATTAAAAAAGACTAAATCGGCTCGGGTTAGTCCTGTGAATCGCCGGAAGCCGAGTTTCACCAATGGCGAGCGGTCGAATTCGTTTGTCGGAACGGAAGAGTACGTCTCGCCGGAGGTTGTTCGAGGCGACGGTCATGAATTCGCCGTCGACTGGTGGGCTCTGGGGATTCTCACGTACGAGATGCTTTATGGGACGACGCCGTTTAAGGGGAAGAACAGGAAAGAGACGTTTCgaaacgttctggtcaaagctcCGGAGTTGATTGGAAAGCGTTCGGATTTAACGGATTTGATCGAACGGTTGCTGGTAAAGGACCCCACCAAGCGGTTGGGGTACGTACGGGGCGCGTGCGAGATCAAAGAGCATCCGTTTTTTAACGGCGTTAAGTGGGACCTATTAACGGAAGTCACACGACCGCCATTTTTACCTCCTCGTGAAGAAACGGAATGGACGGAGAATTTAACGCTCGGTTGTGTGAGTATAACGGAATACTTTCACAGACAGAGATCGCCACCTTCGTATCCACCGTCGCCGTCGTCAACAACTCCATCGACCTCCTTCAGTTGGCACAATAATGTGTCTTTGACGGAGTTCTAA